Proteins encoded together in one Microbacterium sp. zg-Y625 window:
- a CDS encoding aspartate kinase has translation MALIVQKYGGSSVADAESIKRVAKRIVDARRAGHEVVVAVSAMGDTTDELLDLAHEVAPIPAPRELDMLLSSGERISMALLAMAIHSMGFEARSFTGSQAGMITDATHGAARIVDVTPVRLREALDEGAIVIVAGFQGFNRDTRDITTLGRGGSDTTAVALAAALDADVCEIYSDVDGVFTADPRVVPKARKLSVVSSEEMLEMAANGAKVLYIRAVEYARRHGVMIHARSTFSSGVGTYVLAPGMSAPDSEEGAEMEEPIVAGVATDLGQAKVTVTGVPDVPGKAAEIFTVVAQSGANVDMIVQNVSAATTGRTDISFTLPKSDAGTALRALSARQGEIGFEGLVHDDQIGKLSVVGAGMRTHSGVSATLFEALSTAGINIEMISTSEIRISVVVRGDDLAAAARVVHTAYGLDGDAEAVVHAGTGR, from the coding sequence ATGGCGTTGATCGTGCAGAAGTACGGCGGCTCGTCGGTCGCCGACGCGGAGAGCATCAAGCGCGTCGCCAAGCGCATCGTCGACGCCCGCCGTGCCGGACACGAAGTCGTCGTGGCCGTCAGCGCGATGGGCGACACCACCGATGAACTGCTCGACCTCGCCCACGAGGTCGCTCCCATCCCCGCGCCGCGCGAACTCGACATGCTGCTCTCCAGCGGTGAGCGCATCTCGATGGCGCTGCTGGCGATGGCGATCCACTCCATGGGATTCGAGGCGCGCTCCTTCACGGGCAGCCAGGCCGGCATGATCACCGACGCCACCCACGGCGCGGCGCGCATCGTCGATGTCACCCCGGTGCGTCTGCGCGAGGCGCTCGACGAGGGCGCCATCGTCATCGTCGCCGGGTTCCAGGGCTTCAACCGCGACACCCGCGACATCACCACCCTCGGTCGCGGCGGCTCGGACACCACCGCCGTCGCGCTGGCCGCGGCGCTCGACGCCGACGTGTGCGAGATCTACAGCGACGTCGACGGCGTCTTCACCGCCGACCCCCGCGTCGTGCCCAAGGCCCGCAAGCTCTCGGTGGTCAGCAGCGAAGAGATGCTGGAGATGGCCGCCAACGGCGCCAAGGTCCTCTACATCCGCGCGGTGGAGTACGCCCGCCGCCACGGGGTCATGATCCACGCCCGGTCGACGTTCTCGTCGGGAGTCGGCACGTACGTGCTCGCGCCCGGCATGAGCGCGCCCGACAGCGAAGAAGGAGCAGAGATGGAAGAGCCGATCGTCGCGGGAGTCGCGACCGACCTGGGCCAGGCCAAGGTCACCGTCACCGGCGTGCCCGACGTGCCAGGCAAGGCGGCGGAGATCTTCACCGTCGTCGCGCAGTCCGGCGCCAACGTCGACATGATCGTGCAGAATGTCTCGGCGGCCACGACCGGCCGCACCGACATCTCCTTCACCCTGCCCAAGAGCGACGCCGGCACGGCGCTGCGGGCGCTCTCGGCTCGGCAGGGCGAGATCGGGTTCGAGGGCCTCGTGCACGACGACCAGATCGGAAAGCTCTCGGTGGTCGGCGCCGGCATGCGCACCCACTCGGGTGTCTCGGCGACCCTCTTCGAGGCGCTCAGCACCGCCGGGATCAACATCGAGATGATCTCCACCTCGGAGATCCGCATCTCGGTCGTGGTGCGCGGCGACGACCTCGCCGCCGCCGCCCGCGTCGTGCACACCGCCTACGGGCTCGACGGCGACGCCGAGGCCGTCGTGCACGCCGGCACCGGACGCTGA
- a CDS encoding DNA polymerase III subunit gamma and tau has product MTTALYRRYRPEAFGEMIGQSQVTDPLMTALRGDRVGHAYLFSGPRGCGKTTSARILARCLNCAEGPTDTPCGTCPSCVELGRGGGGSLDVVEIDAASHNGVDDARDLRERAIFAPARDRFKIFILDEAHMVTPQGFNALLKLVEEPPDHVKFIFATTEPDKVIGTIRSRTHHYPFRLVPPAAMLEYVQELCTQEGVEVETGVLPLVVRAGGGSPRDTLSLLDQLIAGSDVAEGGAVRVKYERAVALLGYTHAELLDEVVEAFGSGDAAGAFAAVDRVVQTGQDPRRFVDDLLERLRDLIIVAATGDGAAAVLRGVPEDELERMGRQAVVFGTDRLSRTADLVVTALDDMTGATSPRLQLELMVARVLAQTSPALQPAVQAGVQTGAQSGAAAAAPAGMPSAATPIVAPPRDAAPAPAGPAAVAPAAAPPAAVPVAAPPASAAPTDARPAAATGATASASDATDAAGPQSAASAPSAAAPAAPSAPEPAPEPAPDPIVPAGPITFAHVRDAWPEILKRLEGVSRTSWLVATVARVAAFDDDVLTLAFQSQADVTAFKKLQAGQGPSEDLRGVIQQVLGIRVKYIARHDTDPTPPPAGAAPAGPAPVSTPPAGPTPGGAPAGGGQPSGPGARTPAPAGSSPAAAAPVTQWAVAPIPADDPTMAGPPAQLAVDDEPEDAAGARMRVATLAPTREGDVLPADAVAPSAATDETEADEVPDVPVDVPVPPVVVTSRPIATRGGVERYGEPVVRQMLGATFVREEPYTPPTRFN; this is encoded by the coding sequence GTGACCACCGCCCTCTACCGCCGCTACCGTCCCGAGGCGTTCGGCGAGATGATCGGCCAGTCCCAAGTCACCGATCCGCTCATGACCGCGCTGCGCGGTGACCGTGTCGGGCACGCCTATCTGTTCTCCGGTCCGCGCGGGTGCGGCAAGACGACCTCCGCCCGCATTCTGGCCCGCTGCCTGAACTGCGCCGAGGGCCCCACCGACACTCCGTGCGGCACCTGCCCGAGCTGCGTCGAGCTCGGGCGCGGCGGCGGCGGATCGCTCGATGTGGTCGAGATCGACGCGGCATCCCACAACGGCGTCGACGACGCCCGCGACCTGCGCGAGCGGGCGATCTTCGCCCCCGCCCGCGACCGGTTCAAGATCTTCATCCTCGACGAGGCGCACATGGTCACCCCGCAGGGCTTCAACGCCCTGCTGAAGCTCGTCGAAGAGCCGCCAGACCACGTCAAGTTCATCTTCGCGACGACCGAGCCCGACAAGGTGATCGGCACCATCCGCTCGCGCACGCACCACTATCCGTTCCGGCTCGTGCCCCCGGCGGCCATGCTCGAATACGTGCAGGAACTCTGCACGCAGGAGGGCGTCGAGGTCGAGACCGGTGTGCTGCCCCTCGTCGTCCGCGCCGGCGGCGGCTCGCCGCGCGACACGCTGTCGCTGCTCGACCAGCTCATCGCCGGCTCCGACGTCGCCGAGGGCGGGGCGGTGCGTGTGAAGTACGAGCGCGCCGTGGCGCTCCTCGGCTACACCCACGCCGAGCTGCTCGATGAGGTCGTCGAGGCTTTCGGCTCGGGGGATGCCGCGGGCGCCTTCGCCGCGGTCGACCGGGTCGTGCAGACCGGGCAGGACCCGCGCCGCTTCGTCGATGACCTGCTCGAGCGGCTGCGTGACCTCATCATCGTCGCCGCCACCGGCGACGGCGCCGCAGCCGTGCTGCGGGGCGTGCCCGAGGACGAGCTCGAGCGCATGGGCCGCCAGGCCGTCGTGTTCGGTACCGACCGCCTCTCGCGCACGGCCGACCTCGTCGTGACGGCCCTGGACGACATGACCGGCGCGACTTCTCCGCGCCTGCAGCTGGAGCTCATGGTGGCGCGCGTGCTCGCGCAGACCTCGCCCGCGCTGCAGCCCGCTGTTCAGGCCGGTGTTCAGACCGGTGCTCAGAGCGGTGCCGCGGCTGCTGCACCGGCGGGCATGCCGTCCGCCGCGACCCCGATCGTTGCGCCCCCGAGGGATGCCGCACCGGCACCCGCCGGGCCCGCGGCCGTTGCGCCCGCCGCGGCGCCGCCCGCGGCCGTCCCCGTCGCTGCGCCGCCGGCTTCCGCGGCGCCGACCGACGCACGCCCGGCCGCTGCCACCGGGGCGACCGCTTCCGCCTCGGACGCCACGGATGCGGCGGGTCCGCAGTCGGCGGCATCCGCGCCCTCTGCCGCAGCGCCGGCGGCACCGTCCGCGCCGGAGCCCGCGCCGGAGCCCGCTCCGGATCCCATCGTGCCCGCCGGCCCCATCACCTTCGCCCACGTGCGCGACGCCTGGCCCGAGATCCTCAAGCGGCTCGAGGGCGTCAGCCGCACCTCGTGGCTCGTGGCGACCGTCGCCCGCGTGGCCGCGTTCGATGACGACGTGCTGACGCTGGCGTTCCAGAGCCAGGCGGATGTCACCGCGTTCAAGAAGCTGCAGGCCGGGCAGGGGCCGAGTGAAGACCTGCGCGGCGTGATCCAGCAGGTGCTCGGCATCCGCGTGAAGTACATCGCCCGCCACGACACCGACCCCACGCCGCCGCCTGCCGGCGCGGCACCGGCCGGACCCGCACCCGTGAGTACGCCGCCGGCGGGTCCCACGCCGGGCGGCGCGCCCGCAGGCGGCGGTCAGCCGTCGGGCCCGGGCGCGCGCACCCCCGCGCCGGCGGGGTCGTCGCCTGCCGCGGCAGCGCCGGTCACCCAGTGGGCGGTCGCACCGATCCCGGCCGACGACCCCACCATGGCGGGCCCGCCGGCGCAGCTGGCCGTCGACGACGAGCCTGAAGACGCCGCCGGCGCGCGCATGCGCGTGGCGACGCTGGCTCCGACGCGCGAGGGCGATGTGCTACCGGCCGACGCCGTCGCGCCCTCAGCGGCGACCGACGAGACCGAGGCCGACGAGGTGCCCGACGTTCCCGTCGACGTGCCCGTGCCCCCGGTCGTGGTGACGAGTCGTCCCATCGCGACGCGCGGGGGAGTGGAGCGCTACGGCGAGCCCGTCGTCCGCCAGATGCTCGGCGCCACCTTCGTGCGCGAAGAGCCCTACACCCCGCCGACGAGGTTCAACTAA
- a CDS encoding malate:quinone oxidoreductase, producing the protein MTETYDAVLIGGGIMSATLGTLLKELQPDWKIVVCERLGDVALESSNAWNNAGTGHAALCELNYMPEGKDGSVDPTKAVGINEQFQQSRQLWATLVERGVLDEPSTFINPTPHMTFVRGEKDVAYLKKRYEALKTQPLFEGIEYSEDSRVINQWAPLLMQRRRKGEPFAATRVPAGTDIDFGALTRQLFAHLQTQGVDVVTNCEVRKLKKQKDGTWKVSYRNTVGSTPGSVNARFVFVGAGGWALKLLQRSGIPEIKGYGVFPIGGQFLKTTNPEVVAQHKAKVYSQASVGAPPMSVPHLDTRVVDGEASLLFGPFATFSPKFLKNGSLLDIVTQVRPGNLLPMLKVAIDNPSLITYLVGELAKNHAKKVDSLREFVPTAKDEDWELIQAGQRAQVMKKDPEKGGVLQFGTEVIAAQDGTIAGLLGASPGASTAASIMLGLLKSCFPDRLAEWEPRLRELIPSYGETLNPRPDAARASIEATAEVLGIHA; encoded by the coding sequence GTGACTGAGACGTACGATGCCGTGCTCATCGGTGGCGGAATCATGAGCGCCACCCTGGGTACCCTCCTGAAAGAACTCCAGCCGGACTGGAAGATCGTCGTCTGCGAGCGCCTGGGGGATGTCGCCCTCGAGAGCTCCAACGCCTGGAACAACGCCGGGACCGGCCACGCGGCCCTCTGCGAGCTGAACTACATGCCCGAGGGCAAGGACGGCTCGGTCGACCCCACCAAGGCGGTCGGCATCAACGAGCAGTTCCAGCAGAGCCGGCAGCTGTGGGCGACGCTCGTCGAGCGCGGGGTACTGGATGAGCCGTCGACCTTCATCAACCCGACCCCGCACATGACCTTCGTGCGCGGCGAGAAGGACGTCGCCTACCTCAAGAAGCGCTACGAGGCGCTGAAGACCCAGCCGCTGTTCGAGGGCATCGAGTACAGCGAGGACTCCCGCGTCATCAACCAGTGGGCGCCCCTGCTCATGCAGCGCCGCCGCAAGGGCGAGCCGTTCGCGGCCACCCGGGTGCCTGCAGGCACCGACATCGACTTCGGCGCCCTCACGCGCCAGCTGTTCGCGCACCTCCAGACGCAGGGCGTCGACGTCGTCACCAACTGCGAGGTGCGAAAGCTCAAGAAGCAGAAGGACGGCACCTGGAAGGTGTCGTACCGCAACACCGTCGGCTCCACGCCCGGGAGCGTCAACGCCCGCTTCGTCTTCGTCGGCGCCGGCGGCTGGGCGCTGAAGCTGCTGCAGCGCTCCGGCATCCCCGAGATCAAGGGGTACGGCGTCTTCCCGATCGGCGGGCAGTTCCTCAAGACCACCAACCCCGAGGTCGTCGCGCAGCACAAGGCGAAGGTGTACTCGCAGGCATCCGTCGGCGCTCCGCCCATGTCGGTGCCGCACCTGGACACCCGCGTCGTCGACGGCGAGGCGTCGCTGCTGTTCGGTCCGTTCGCGACCTTCAGCCCCAAGTTCCTCAAGAACGGCTCGCTGCTCGATATCGTCACCCAGGTGCGGCCGGGGAACCTGCTGCCCATGCTCAAGGTGGCCATCGACAACCCCTCGCTGATCACGTACCTCGTGGGCGAGCTCGCGAAGAACCACGCGAAGAAGGTCGACAGCCTGCGGGAGTTCGTCCCGACGGCCAAGGACGAGGACTGGGAGCTCATCCAGGCCGGCCAGCGCGCCCAGGTCATGAAGAAGGACCCGGAGAAGGGCGGCGTGCTGCAGTTCGGCACCGAGGTCATCGCGGCCCAGGACGGCACGATCGCGGGACTCCTCGGCGCCTCTCCGGGCGCGTCGACCGCCGCGTCGATCATGCTGGGTCTGCTCAAGTCGTGCTTCCCGGACCGCCTCGCCGAGTGGGAGCCGCGTCTGCGCGAGCTCATCCCCAGCTACGGCGAGACCCTCAACCCCCGGCCGGATGCCGCGCGCGCCTCGATCGAGGCGACGGCCGAGGTTCTCGGCATCCACGCGTAA
- a CDS encoding aspartate-semialdehyde dehydrogenase → MTRISDSGLSVAVVGATGQVGTVMREILAERSFPIRELRLLATARSAGTAVDFGGHTVIIEDVATADPAGIDIALFSAGATGSRAHAPRFAEAGAVVIDNSSAWRMDPEVPLVVSEVNPHAIADAVKGIIANPNCTTMAAMPVLKVLHEDAGLERLIVSTYQAVSGSGIAGAEELLGQVEGVLAQGDTLRLVHDGSAVDFPQPEKYIAPIAFDVIPLAGSIVADGEGETDEEKKLRNESRKILELPDLRVAGTCVRVPVFTGHSLSIHAEFARDITPDRARELLASAPGVELDEVPTPLQAAGKDPAFVGRIRADQSAPEGKGLVLFISNDNLRKGAALNAVQIAELVAGRLGAIV, encoded by the coding sequence ATGACTCGCATCTCCGATTCCGGACTCTCCGTCGCCGTCGTCGGCGCCACCGGCCAGGTCGGCACCGTCATGCGCGAGATCCTCGCCGAGCGGTCGTTCCCGATCCGCGAGCTGCGGCTGCTGGCCACCGCCCGCTCGGCAGGCACGGCCGTCGACTTCGGCGGCCACACCGTGATCATCGAAGACGTCGCCACCGCCGACCCGGCCGGCATCGACATCGCCCTCTTCTCCGCCGGCGCCACCGGCAGCCGCGCGCACGCCCCCCGGTTCGCCGAGGCCGGCGCCGTCGTCATCGACAACTCCAGCGCGTGGCGCATGGACCCCGAGGTGCCGCTCGTGGTCAGCGAAGTGAACCCGCACGCGATCGCCGACGCGGTCAAGGGCATCATCGCCAACCCCAACTGCACGACGATGGCCGCCATGCCGGTGCTGAAGGTGCTGCATGAGGATGCCGGGCTCGAGCGTCTCATCGTCAGCACCTACCAGGCGGTCTCGGGCTCCGGCATCGCCGGCGCCGAAGAGCTGCTCGGCCAGGTCGAGGGCGTGCTGGCGCAGGGCGACACGCTGCGCCTCGTGCACGACGGCTCGGCCGTGGACTTCCCCCAGCCGGAGAAGTACATCGCACCCATCGCGTTCGACGTGATCCCGCTGGCGGGGTCGATCGTCGCCGACGGCGAGGGCGAGACCGACGAGGAGAAGAAGCTCCGCAACGAGAGCCGCAAGATCCTCGAGCTGCCCGACCTGCGCGTTGCGGGCACCTGCGTGCGCGTGCCGGTGTTCACCGGGCACTCGCTGTCGATCCACGCCGAGTTCGCCCGCGACATCACGCCCGACCGGGCGCGCGAGCTGCTGGCATCCGCCCCGGGCGTCGAACTCGACGAGGTTCCGACCCCGCTGCAGGCGGCGGGCAAGGACCCGGCGTTCGTCGGACGCATCCGTGCCGACCAGTCCGCCCCCGAGGGCAAGGGCCTCGTGCTGTTCATCAGCAACGACAACCTGCGCAAGGGCGCGGCGCTCAACGCCGTGCAGATCGCCGAGCTCGTCGCCGGTCGCCTGGGCGCCATCGTCTGA
- the recR gene encoding recombination mediator RecR, with the protein MYDGIVQDLIDEFGRLPGIGPKSAQRITFHILQTPNFDVQRLAVLLNDIRHKVRFCEVCGNVSEQDRCGICRDPRRDPAFICVVEDAKDVSAIERTREFRGLYHVLGGAISPIAGVGPDDLRITQLMQRLADGTVQEVILATNPNLEGEATATYLSRLLHSLEIRVTRLASGLPVGGDLEYADEVTLGRAFEGRRSV; encoded by the coding sequence ATGTACGACGGCATCGTCCAGGATCTGATCGACGAGTTCGGGCGCCTTCCCGGCATCGGCCCCAAGTCGGCCCAGCGCATCACGTTCCACATCCTGCAGACTCCCAACTTCGACGTGCAGCGCCTCGCAGTGCTGCTCAACGACATCCGCCACAAGGTGCGCTTCTGCGAGGTGTGCGGCAACGTCTCGGAGCAGGACCGCTGCGGCATCTGTCGCGACCCGCGGCGCGATCCGGCCTTCATCTGCGTGGTGGAGGATGCCAAGGACGTCTCGGCCATCGAGCGCACGCGGGAGTTCCGCGGGCTCTACCACGTGCTCGGCGGGGCGATCAGCCCGATCGCCGGCGTCGGCCCCGACGACCTGCGCATCACGCAGCTCATGCAGCGCCTGGCCGACGGCACGGTGCAGGAGGTCATCCTCGCCACGAACCCGAACCTCGAGGGCGAGGCGACGGCCACCTACCTCAGCCGCCTGCTGCATTCGCTGGAGATCCGCGTGACCCGCCTGGCGTCGGGCCTTCCCGTGGGCGGCGACCTGGAGTACGCCGACGAGGTCACCCTCGGCCGCGCCTTCGAGGGGCGCCGCTCGGTCTGA
- a CDS encoding glycoside hydrolase family 65 protein has translation MIDRDRFPVDPWRLVEKNFSLEDVGVTETLFALGNGYLGMRGNQPEGLHGHEHGTFINGFHETFPIRHAEQAYGFAEVGQTIINAPDAKVMRVYVEDEPLSLDIAEVRDYERVLDMRDGVLRRHLVWVTPSGREVQIDFERMVSFEEKHLSVMRITVTVLNSDAPVTINCQLVNRQDGEDVYGGTAVASRRSRATFDPRKAERMHERVLQPQDYWQDGSRTALSYRVTESGMTLAVAADHFIETDNEYDMRGLIEPDIAKNLYRVQAKAGVPITVTKVAVYHTSRGVPARELVDRCRRTLDRVQSGGVDVLFERQRAWLDSFWDRSDVQIGGHDDLQQATRWCLFQLAQAAARADGRGVPAKGVTGSGYSGHYFWDTEIYVLPFLAYTTPLWARNALRMRYLMLPAARKRAAQLNEAGALFPWRTINGEEASAYYAAGTAQYHINADVCFALAKYVRATGDVDFLYSEGIDIAVETARLWATLGFWRTSDGIHDDDDDGDGDSFHIHGVTGPDEYTTVVNDNLFTNVMARFNLRFAARTVREMEQDAPEEYRRAMDRLGIEPGEAESWDRAADAMHIPFSEALGIHPQDHVFLEKEVWDLENTPPERRPLLLHFHPLVIYRYQVLKQADVVLALFLQGNHFTDDEKLADFNYYDPLTTGDSTLSAVVQAILAAEVGYQDLALEYFHESIYVDLGDLHHNAADGVHVASAGGVWTALVSGFGGMRDHFGDLSFDPRLPADWPSLSYSLLWHGTRLDVTVTADSITFRSGPGGPIVLSVRGTGYVIAGEETLVVPLRGQGPRRPGRPSLSEIEDARRDDGTYLSASIPTLTSSIPVISDEDLLQGDDAQVGIDS, from the coding sequence ATGATCGACCGTGATCGCTTCCCCGTCGACCCTTGGCGGCTCGTGGAGAAGAACTTCTCGCTCGAGGACGTCGGCGTGACCGAGACGCTCTTCGCGCTCGGCAACGGCTATCTCGGCATGCGGGGAAATCAGCCCGAGGGGCTGCACGGGCACGAGCACGGCACGTTCATCAACGGCTTCCACGAGACGTTCCCGATCCGTCACGCCGAGCAGGCCTACGGCTTCGCCGAGGTCGGGCAGACGATCATCAACGCCCCCGACGCCAAGGTCATGCGCGTCTACGTCGAGGACGAGCCGCTTTCGCTGGACATCGCGGAAGTGCGGGACTACGAGCGCGTGCTCGACATGCGCGACGGGGTGCTGCGCCGCCACCTGGTGTGGGTGACCCCCAGCGGCAGGGAGGTGCAGATCGACTTCGAACGCATGGTGTCGTTCGAAGAGAAGCACCTCTCGGTCATGCGCATCACCGTCACGGTGCTGAACTCCGACGCGCCCGTGACGATCAACTGTCAGCTGGTGAACCGGCAGGACGGCGAGGACGTCTACGGCGGCACCGCGGTGGCCTCGCGCCGCTCGCGCGCGACCTTCGACCCCCGCAAGGCGGAGCGCATGCACGAGCGCGTGCTGCAACCGCAGGACTACTGGCAGGACGGCTCGCGCACGGCGCTGTCGTACCGCGTGACCGAGTCGGGCATGACGCTCGCCGTCGCGGCCGACCACTTCATCGAGACCGACAACGAGTACGACATGCGCGGGCTCATCGAGCCCGACATCGCCAAGAACCTCTACCGCGTGCAGGCCAAGGCCGGCGTGCCGATCACGGTCACCAAGGTGGCCGTGTACCACACGTCGCGCGGCGTGCCCGCGCGGGAGCTCGTCGACCGCTGTCGTCGGACGCTCGACCGCGTGCAGAGCGGGGGCGTCGACGTGCTGTTCGAGCGCCAGCGTGCCTGGCTCGACAGCTTCTGGGATCGCTCCGACGTGCAGATCGGCGGCCACGACGACTTGCAGCAGGCCACCCGCTGGTGCCTGTTCCAGCTGGCCCAGGCCGCGGCCCGCGCGGACGGGCGCGGCGTTCCCGCCAAGGGCGTGACCGGCTCCGGTTACAGCGGCCATTACTTCTGGGACACCGAGATCTATGTGCTGCCGTTCCTGGCGTACACGACGCCGCTGTGGGCCCGCAACGCCCTGCGTATGCGGTACCTCATGCTGCCCGCGGCCCGTAAGCGCGCCGCTCAGCTCAACGAGGCCGGCGCGCTCTTCCCCTGGCGCACGATCAACGGCGAAGAGGCGTCGGCCTACTACGCCGCCGGCACCGCGCAGTACCACATCAACGCCGACGTCTGCTTCGCCCTGGCGAAGTATGTGCGTGCCACCGGCGATGTGGACTTCCTCTACAGCGAGGGCATCGACATCGCCGTGGAGACCGCGCGCCTGTGGGCGACGCTCGGATTCTGGCGCACGAGCGACGGCATCCACGACGACGACGATGACGGCGACGGCGACTCGTTCCACATCCACGGCGTCACCGGTCCCGACGAGTACACGACCGTCGTCAACGACAACCTGTTCACCAACGTCATGGCGCGGTTCAACCTGCGCTTCGCCGCGCGCACCGTGCGGGAGATGGAACAGGACGCGCCGGAGGAGTACCGCCGCGCGATGGACCGGCTCGGCATCGAGCCCGGCGAAGCCGAATCATGGGACCGTGCTGCCGACGCCATGCACATCCCGTTCAGCGAGGCCCTCGGCATCCACCCGCAGGACCACGTCTTCCTCGAGAAGGAGGTGTGGGACCTCGAGAACACCCCGCCGGAGCGGCGGCCGCTGCTGCTGCACTTCCACCCGCTGGTGATCTACCGCTACCAGGTGCTCAAGCAGGCGGACGTGGTGCTGGCGCTGTTCCTGCAGGGCAACCACTTCACCGACGACGAGAAACTCGCCGACTTCAACTACTACGATCCGCTCACCACCGGCGACTCCACGCTGTCGGCGGTCGTGCAGGCCATCCTCGCGGCGGAGGTGGGGTACCAGGACCTCGCGCTGGAGTACTTCCACGAGTCGATCTACGTCGACCTGGGCGACCTGCACCACAACGCCGCGGACGGCGTGCACGTCGCGTCGGCCGGCGGCGTGTGGACGGCCCTCGTCTCGGGCTTCGGCGGCATGCGCGACCACTTCGGCGACCTGTCGTTCGACCCGCGCCTGCCCGCCGACTGGCCGTCGCTGTCGTACTCCCTGCTGTGGCACGGGACGCGGCTGGATGTCACCGTCACGGCGGATTCGATCACGTTCAGGTCGGGCCCGGGCGGTCCGATCGTGCTGTCGGTGCGCGGGACGGGTTACGTCATCGCCGGCGAGGAGACCCTCGTCGTGCCGCTGCGGGGCCAGGGGCCGCGGCGACCGGGCCGGCCGTCGCTCAGCGAGATCGAGGATGCGCGGCGCGACGACGGCACGTACCTGTCGGCATCGATCCCGACCCTCACGAGCTCGATTCCCGTCATCTCGGACGAGGACCTGCTGCAGGGCGACGACGCGCAGGTGGGCATCGACTCCTGA
- a CDS encoding threonine/serine ThrE exporter family protein has translation MQQRRQRLARSLGTLMRGTESSPALTESLPIVDDALAARMLDLAVRIGETMLVAGAGASEVALTIVRVSGAYGLKPVHVDITYNSITVAHHRSDAARPITLLRVVRGPAPDHDRLQRLQRLVTDICAGLPLDAAATTFRAIRRSPFRYRPAVVIAAQALLALGVAVMFGGNWLVIALASIAAALAAFTQFGLAKAQVPYFFSQIAGAFVLTMVAALSPLLAATGWEEAASIRPSVIVASGIVLMLAGLTVVGAAQDAIDGFALTATGRILELTTQTLGVVLGILAGLETARVVGLGMEPPSEAVPFGPVPLQFLGAALIAVAVAVFNGAGTRIIVISALLSTVAWLGFLAASAVGFDAAAASGVGAFGGSLLGVVIAYRLHVPSVAITTAAILPLVPGAAVFRGLLSVVESGSDPAVLLAGFGTLAAAATVGISLAVGASLGIYLGQPLRASLTGVARTRARLRR, from the coding sequence ATGCAGCAACGGCGTCAGCGCCTGGCCCGGTCACTGGGCACCCTCATGCGGGGCACCGAGTCGTCCCCCGCACTCACCGAGTCGCTTCCCATCGTCGACGATGCCTTGGCCGCGCGCATGCTCGACCTCGCGGTGCGCATCGGCGAGACCATGCTCGTCGCCGGCGCCGGCGCGAGCGAGGTGGCACTGACGATCGTGCGGGTCTCCGGCGCCTATGGACTGAAGCCCGTGCACGTGGACATCACGTACAACTCGATCACCGTCGCGCATCACCGCAGCGACGCCGCGCGCCCCATCACGCTGCTGCGGGTCGTGCGGGGCCCCGCACCCGATCACGACAGGCTGCAGCGCCTGCAGCGGCTCGTCACCGACATCTGCGCGGGACTGCCGCTGGATGCCGCAGCCACGACCTTCCGCGCCATCCGGCGCTCCCCGTTCCGGTACCGGCCCGCCGTCGTGATCGCCGCCCAGGCCCTCCTCGCCCTCGGCGTGGCCGTGATGTTCGGGGGCAACTGGCTGGTCATCGCGCTCGCTTCCATCGCCGCCGCCCTGGCCGCGTTCACCCAATTCGGCCTCGCCAAAGCGCAGGTGCCGTACTTCTTCAGCCAGATCGCCGGCGCGTTCGTGTTGACGATGGTCGCCGCACTCAGCCCGCTGCTGGCGGCGACGGGATGGGAGGAGGCGGCATCCATTCGCCCCTCGGTGATCGTCGCCTCGGGCATCGTGCTGATGCTCGCCGGGCTGACCGTGGTGGGGGCGGCGCAGGATGCCATCGACGGCTTCGCGCTGACGGCGACGGGGCGCATCCTCGAACTGACGACGCAGACCCTGGGCGTGGTCCTCGGCATCCTCGCCGGGCTCGAGACCGCGCGCGTGGTCGGATTGGGCATGGAACCGCCGAGCGAGGCCGTGCCCTTCGGTCCCGTGCCGCTGCAATTCCTCGGCGCTGCGCTCATCGCGGTCGCCGTCGCAGTCTTCAACGGCGCCGGTACCCGCATCATCGTGATCAGCGCGCTCCTGAGCACGGTGGCGTGGCTCGGCTTTCTCGCCGCCTCTGCGGTCGGCTTCGACGCGGCGGCGGCCAGCGGCGTGGGCGCGTTCGGCGGCAGCCTCTTGGGCGTCGTCATCGCCTACCGGCTGCACGTGCCCTCCGTGGCGATCACGACCGCCGCGATCCTCCCCCTCGTGCCGGGGGCGGCGGTCTTCCGCGGCCTGCTGTCGGTCGTGGAGTCGGGGTCGGACCCCGCCGTGCTCCTGGCCGGGTTCGGCACGCTCGCCGCGGCCGCGACGGTCGGCATCAGCCTCGCCGTGGGCGCGTCGCTGGGCATCTACCTCGGGCAGCCGTTGCGCGCGTCGCTGACCGGCGTCGCGCGGACGCGGGCGCGGCTGCGCCGCTGA